The DNA sequence CGCCGCTGACGCTGGCTTCGATGGTCACGGGCTTGGTCACGCCGTTGAGCGTGAGATCGCCGGTGATGGTGGCGGTGGTGTCGCCCGTCTTTTCAACCTTGGTGGACACGAAATGCGCCGGGGCGGGGCTGGGGCCGAAGAAATCCGGCTTGCCGCCATCCTTGCCCGCGCGCAGCAGGTGATCCTTCAGGCCGGCGCTGGGCACGGTAACCGAAGCGATCGGGATCATCACATCCACCTTGCTGGCGGCAGGATTGGCCGGATCCAGCGTCAGCGTGCCGCTGACATCGCCGAAAATGCCGAGGTAATCGTTGAAGCCGAGGTGGTTCACGCTCCACCCAACCATGGAGTGGCTGGGATCGGCCGTGTAGCTGCCGGCTTCGATCG is a window from the Altererythrobacter sp. B11 genome containing:
- a CDS encoding YceI family protein, with amino-acid sequence MRKWILPLAAAASIATVAVGSLQAQGDAPAAVDVSTIEAGSYTADPSHSMVGWSVNHLGFNDYLGIFGDVSGTLTLDPANPAASKVDVMIPIASVTVPSAGLKDHLLRAGKDGGKPDFFGPSPAPAHFVSTKVEKTGDTTATITGDLTLNGVTKPVTIEASVSGAGTNGMSKKKTVGFHGTTTLKRSDFGVDFGIPFGISDEVELYVSTAFEK